The following proteins are co-located in the Fimbriiglobus ruber genome:
- a CDS encoding HNH endonuclease translates to MVDRSRYIKQTDEEIVTAYQTLKSAAKVAKHFGIGGTTVERILKRNKVTRDGRSHYLTTVRAYTPEQEFEIVAKYRNGTWASDLVKEYGGSAYSINQAIDRHGVTKRPNPYPDLTSDQLETIKRLHADGMGQTQISIEIGRSQTFVSHAMKKHGIAPHRPMNYTHGMWKGGKLQSGKYFAVLLDRNDPYYAMARSGGYVMEHRIVMARHLGRPLTPTETVHHINGDSTDNRIENLQLRQGRHGKGSVAYCVDCGSHNISHKPLTT, encoded by the coding sequence ATGGTTGACAGGTCGAGATATATTAAGCAGACCGACGAGGAAATCGTCACGGCGTATCAAACTCTGAAATCTGCGGCCAAGGTTGCCAAGCATTTCGGGATTGGCGGGACAACTGTCGAGCGAATACTCAAGCGGAATAAAGTGACGCGCGATGGCAGGTCGCATTACCTTACTACCGTCCGTGCCTACACCCCCGAACAAGAATTCGAAATCGTCGCCAAGTACAGGAACGGCACTTGGGCTTCTGACCTGGTTAAGGAATACGGCGGAAGCGCGTACTCAATCAATCAGGCGATAGATCGACATGGGGTTACGAAGCGACCAAACCCCTACCCCGATTTGACTTCTGACCAACTCGAAACGATCAAACGCCTTCACGCAGACGGCATGGGGCAAACTCAAATATCCATCGAAATCGGACGCTCACAAACCTTCGTGAGCCATGCCATGAAGAAGCACGGGATAGCTCCCCACCGCCCTATGAACTACACGCACGGCATGTGGAAAGGAGGTAAGCTCCAGTCGGGCAAATATTTCGCCGTCCTGCTGGACCGGAATGACCCGTACTATGCGATGGCTCGGTCGGGTGGTTACGTCATGGAACACCGAATCGTCATGGCGCGCCACCTCGGTCGCCCACTAACACCCACGGAAACGGTCCACCACATCAACGGCGACTCGACTGACAACCGGATCGAAAACCTGCAACTCCGGCAAGGGAGGCACGGCAAAGGCTCCGTTGCCTACTGCGTCGATTGCGGTTCGCACAACATTAGTCACAAACCTTTGACGACATAA
- a CDS encoding phage tail fiber protein, which translates to MTGTNPTFAGDLLALIFNATTIANIAINATSSPITNVYVSLHTADPTSGTQATSEAAYTSYARVGVARTSGGWTVSTNTVVPVATISFPAATGGTETESYAGLGQSASGSTLLFFAGAISPTIAVSNGVTPQLSTSSQLTLS; encoded by the coding sequence ATGACCGGCACCAACCCCACCTTCGCAGGAGACCTCCTGGCCCTCATCTTCAACGCCACCACGATCGCCAACATCGCGATCAACGCCACCTCGTCCCCGATCACGAACGTCTATGTCTCCCTGCACACGGCCGACCCCACCAGCGGCACCCAGGCCACCAGCGAGGCGGCGTACACCAGCTACGCCCGCGTCGGCGTCGCCCGCACGTCCGGCGGGTGGACGGTCAGCACGAATACGGTGGTCCCGGTCGCCACGATCAGCTTCCCGGCCGCCACGGGCGGCACCGAAACCGAATCTTACGCCGGCCTCGGCCAGTCCGCCAGCGGGTCCACCCTGTTGTTCTTCGCCGGCGCGATTTCTCCAACAATTGCAGTGAGTAACGGCGTCACGCCCCAACTTTCGACTTCGTCGCAATTGACTCTTTCGTAG